In Ananas comosus cultivar F153 linkage group 7, ASM154086v1, whole genome shotgun sequence, the sequence tttttacatagcCCTTATACTACTACACAGATGAGTAGTAGAGCACCACTGTAGTTTAGGgttctaaaaaaaaactttacccTTGAACAGTGCAACGCGAATGGGCACGGCACTAGTGGAACTGTATAGGAGACGAGAAAAAGAAGTAAAACTAAGTACGTACGTATATATTTACGAGGAGAGTTGCTCCCACATTTCACGCAAGGGCGAAAGCAAAGGGAGAagcgatctctctctctcctctacttTAATGGAGATTCTACATCTACACGTATATGTCactgtatataatataaaaatataataagaacATCAAATATGAGTGAGAAAGAGAGTGACCTTCAACACATGGCGAGGCTATATATAGTGGTACCCATATCGCACAGTATCGGCCTATCGTTCATCTCCTTATATCGCACAGTATCGGCCTATCGTTCATCTCCTTATTTGTTTAGTTTATTTTAGTTCGTAAAAGTTcttaacattatatatatggTAGTTTAAAGCatgaatattaatatatttgcaTAATCCACTAAAAATGTATAGTATATCTTATGGAGGGATTGTCATGAAAACAGACGCTGGAAAGCAATAAGCGAAGCGATGTTGGTGCTGACAAGTGACGAGggctatatatttatatgtttagggTTACAAGGAGAATCCTACCTCGAGAATAATCGTGTAGCTTGAATGTTCACTAGGAGTTTAGATATTGCCGAGATTACGGAGCTGTGACGAGGCCAATGAGTGGGATATCTTTTGAGGAATCTAGATACTTTCCGATGTATTAGCATTACAAGCTACATTGGAGAATGTATTAGCGTTTTAATTCTTGCCGTATGCCTAAGATGCTAACGTTATCATATTTTTGGTTGAGCCATATTGCGTATGGAGTTGAAAAAGGATGCTTTTGGAACCAATAGGTCGCTGATGCTTCCACTTTTCGCTTGTCAGGTGTTCATCGTGATTCACATGTGCCGGATGGCTAGGAATCTTGATGCACAGTATGCCAGCACTTGTGTTGGAGTGCTCGCATGTGTACAAATCTTGATGCATGTTTGATGTGTGAAAAGCTGGAAGCATTAGGTTCATGTTAATATATAACAAGCTGGGTCATGTTACAtctctttttatttgattttgttatATTACAATACTTGTTAACTTTATATGGCATCAGCTGTAGATTGTTAACTAGGAGAGAGATGTCATTCCATGCATGTTATGAGGAGATAAAATATTGTGAAATGCTATTAGACTCAACTCAGatgcaattttaaaaattagacaaGGTGTTAGTTGTGGTGATGCAGCTACAATGCTTTTCTACATTCTTTCAtagtcctttgtcacttgcaaTGTAACGcctccaatagtcccacatcgggtgGAAAACTAATtctaattagaatatatgagaacTACGCGCTAGTTATAATAACTGGGCtcaagcattttgggccggtggtttgggctcaacgagttattgttgctagcgggtcgggtcgttgcaattggtatcagagccaaatatcagccggaagtgtgagagctaagtgctatgcgggatgaagtgctacaccaacagatttggtgggagccacctttTGAACCCATAgaagccacctctagaatctcacatcgcctagtaaTTATGATGctggtctgtctgtctgtgatctggtttggaccgacgaggacgtcagagtCTAAACCTGACGtcctaaacagggggagtttgtaacgcccctaATAGTCTgcctgtgatctggtttggacccgacgaggacgtcagggtctaaacagggggagtttgtaacactcccaatagtcccacatcgggtgGAAAACTAATTCTGATTAGAACATATGAGACCTACATGCTAgttataataactgggcttaagcattttgagtcggtggtttgggcccaatgagttattgttgcttGTGGGTTGGGTCGTTGCATTCCATGTTTCTAGCAATTTACTATCTGAGTACAAATAAAGTTTTACCGTGGAATTgccatttctttttctatttatacaaaatattttatagcgGAATTGCCATTGCACATAATGAGAATTATTATGTTTTTCTTTGATTATTATAAATACGAAGAATGCTATTTTCATACAAGGAAAGATCCATATTGACAATCATCCCAATATAATACTTTAGTTGTTAGATTCATAAAATCACAGTTTAGATAATCGATCATTTCAatagcctaaaataaaaaatcatctcAATTTTAGTATGCATGGAGATCGAGTACATATTATGGAGTTTGGCTTATGTGAAGGACGCAGTAACAAACTATTTCTGAAGGTTTCATCCTAACTGTATATCTCACTTTTTTAATCTACTATTGTCTTTtgcaactaaaataaaattacaatctAATTAGCTAGAGATTTAATTTAAAGTGAGATGTACGTCGAAATGAAACTTTTATAAAGTAGTTTGTTAGTGCGCCCTTCACTTGAGCCAAACTCTATGCTATGGGCCTTCAAGTCAAGATGTCCAGTAGTAAGTTTTTGTTGAGTTAGACGCATTGAGCTTAGCCACGTTATTTAGGTCTAGTCACGTTATGCGACTTGGTGCGAAATCAAATCTCCTATTTCTAAGTTTTCCATAGCATATGCATTTAgggcaaggttttaagtgccagTCGACacaggccgtatccaccgtaccataccgtgccaataagataccggcacgatacacaTCCCGTACcgatgacacagctcaaaatcctctattctttaaattagtcagtaattttctcaataaagttcaaaagatgtgataaaaagacataataaatagttagaatattttgttgctaaagaaaataaatatttcaagctattatgtgtcggtacacaagaatttttttgaccggcacgcatcggcatgcaccgtgccgtaccgtgccggcaagtttctggcacgatcccgtgccacggcacttaaatcatTGATTTAGGGTTTCCATTTGTGTAGCCTTTAGATGATGACTCTATTGATCTAAAGCTTATGTTTCATAGCCTTTTACTTCGTGGCTAGAGAGGGATTATTGAAATAGGTGGGATTAGCATAATTGAATAGTAAGCTGAAAAGTGAGAGAGTAGGGAGGGTCATAGGGCGTTTgcctactactactactactactactaccaaAAAGGAAGCGAAATCTTGTTAGGTGTGGTTTATATAATCTGAGTTGGAAGTTGTGAGTGCTTCTCTTATATGCCTCGGAGTGAAGGTGATAACTCTCCTAGTACTTCTTTGTAATCCTTAGGTTAATAGTGGAagcttcttttgttttgttcttccATGAATATAGGAATAGCCGGACCACACAAAGTGATAGTGTCTTTATGGTTCTTCCTTTTCGTGTACGACTGCTCTTTGGCAGCGGGTTGTGATAGCACTCACCAAATGTTAAGCTTCACGACGGTTTTGAATTTGTTTGACATCGTGTTTAATAGGAAGTTGCTGGATGAAAACATGAAGTTGAGGTAGCTCCACAAATATGGAAGAGGATAGTACCGTACGTTATTGGAACTTCGCCTGGCTTATTTCCTCTTTTGTGTTGGAAGGAGTACGTAGCAAACTGGCAAACACCTATTGCTTGTTATTTTTggatctactatatatattatttgtcaTATCTTTCTGGTTTACAAGcagcttttctttttgtatagCGTACTAAATACATCAGATTGTTTCTTGTCATTGCGTTGACGTGCTCATTATTCGCTCCTCTGGAATCAGCAGATGATAAGTGTGAAGGAGTTGGTTCCTCGGAAGAGGATCGGGATGCTAGCGGAGAAGGTGAAGCCCCTGAGATCGATCCTCGTGCAGAAGACAAAGAACTAAAGCAACACCTTCTGAAGAAGTATAGTGGCTACTTGAGCAGCCTTCGACAGGAGCTctcgaagaaaaaaaagaaagggaagcTACCGAAGGATGCACGGCAAAAGCTACTTAGCTGGTGGGAGCTGCATTATAAATGGCCATATCCATCGGTATGATATTCCCAGATTATATATTGCCTTCCAACCGACAAATCATTGGGGTTAGACCCCATTGATTCGCTAAAAAATTTGTTACGGACTACTAACATCACCCAAGTTGCTGTCCACTCTATTATTGGCCAAGTTATTAGGTGAATAAAGACTGAACACCAATTGAATATTGGCGTTGAcagatgaattttttataccaaCTTAGAAAAGgatttttaacatatttaacTCTGTAAAGTTGTCATTCAGATATATACCctgtaaaatctaaattttcatatactTGAAAGTGTGGTTAATTTCTCACAAAAATTACCTGTAAAGTTGCAGAGTCAGCAGAATCATGGGGCACACTTTGTAGGGTTTTTTTATGTTAAATATTAAATCTTTGAAgggtatattatatatatatatatatatatatatatatatatatatatattatctcgaGATTTTGCCAGGTATATGTTTACTGGcacgaaaataataaaatgtgtAGCCTTTCTCGTTGCGAACAGAAATCGTAAAATGGTATTGAGATTGTTACATATTATTTTGTATTGGTTGGCAATTATGACCGGGTTTAACACATGAATTAATGTTGGTATTAAGCAGGAAACAGAGAAGGTGGCCTTGGCAGAATCAACGGGTCTCGATCAGAAGCAGATCAATAATTGGTTCATAAACCAGAGAAAGCGGCATTGGAAACCATCAGAGGACATGCAGTTCGTCGTCATGGATGGCTTCCACCCTCAaaatgctgctgctgccgccgctgctgctctTTACATGGATGGCCAGTTCACGGGTGACGGCATGTACCGCCTTGGCCCTTAATGCACGGGTCGGAATTAGTAAGTCGGAAGCTATCTAGATGCAGATGGAATTAAGTTTATTATTCTTCAAGAAACAAATACCTTTTTTTGTGCTATAGTAGGGCATTCAGTAGTACCATCTATAGTGTAGTGGTATTGCAACTTTAGTTAAATCGGTATTGTTTCGATATCTTATAATACTCGAGTGATTCCTTTTGCTTGGCTTGGTAAGTCTTACTGTTGGTAATGTTGTGGAATCCTAGTGTAGTATTTGGTGTTAGAAGATATTTCTGGTAAAACTTGGTTCTTTTTCTTCATCATATAAAAATCTTCACTATGGTGCTGGCATTTTCTGTCTACGCTCTCTGTTTATTCTGCAAGTTCTGTAACTGTAAGACATGGTTGTGTATGCTGTTCTGTTACACATGATTGCTGAAACTATCTTATTATCAAATTCTTTTTGTCACAGGATACTATAATTAGATTGTTAttgcttttgtttgttttagtGATATCAGTGTGAAATTTTGTGGCTTGCACAATTTTGCCTGGTCTGAGCAGGTTCAGTAATCAACAGAATCAAATGTTACTGTTTGTACGTGTGCGACAAGGATTTCAGTTGTAATATATGTATCTGGTATCATTGTATAATTTCCTCTCATCAACATAACAAATTACATACCACATTTCTATGCAAAAGTGAAAACAAATTGGTTACATGTAGTTCTTTTCGCACCAATAGGAAACAGAAGTTGTAGCCGCAGTCATTTAACTTATTTTCTTACTTGTAAGAGCACGGGCACCATGATAAGCATGGATAGAGCTCCTTATTCCCTTTATATGTGTAtctatttttctatatatatatatatgtatagagttcATTATACCATCATTCAGATGCTAATATTCACCACCAAAGGCGAATCACCCTTATCGACAGTAAAAGTCTGATAGTATTTCTTCGTGAGGGTAACGACCTCGACTTTGTAGGAACCAGGAAATCCTCTGAACTGGAACTGCCCTTGATCATCGGCGTGCCCGTGAGCATGCGACAGCCACTCTTGCTTCAAAGCTATGAGCTTCTTACCAGCTTCATTAACATCCCCTTCAGCATTAACCAGGTGTGCATTGTCCCTACTCATGAACAACTCCCAGAAGCCCCAGAGCATAATCCCTTCGACCGCTGGGTGCGCGTAGGCCTCTCGAAGCACGACCTCTAAGTCGTCGGCCCGGATGTATTCATTTACAGAAGAAACATCTAGTTCAGTTAACCAAATTGGAAGGCCTAGCACACCTAACTTATCGAATGAGGCGCTCAGTATAGGCCCGACTGGGTAATCTGTGTGGGCTTGCACACCAATCCCTCCAACAACTGCACCTTGATCCTGCAAACCAAGTATTTGCTCTATATACTTCTCAGGGCATGCTCTTGTATCAGCTGCATCTTCAACATGGTAGTCATTCACAAAAAGAGTAGGAGAAGAGTCCAGCTGATTAGCTGTTTTGAACATGTAAGCTCTTATTTCTTTTCCCAGCCTATCTTGGTAGAATGAGCCATGGAGCATCTCATTGTCCACATCATAGTGTTTGAATTTACCTTTGTACCTTGTCAGGAGGCCGTTAAGACGGTTTTGAACGGCCGTCATTAAGTCGTTATTGTTCAAGCCACGAACCCACTGTTGGACGGCACTCTCGACTTCCCAGAATATGCAGTGGCCTCTCATGCTTATGTTATTCTTGTTGCACAGGTCTATAAGCTCATCTGCGTCGGCGTAGTTTAGGACCCCTTGCTGCGGTTCGGTCCAGTACCACTTGAGCTCGTTCCCAAACACTGCCCAGTTGAAGTGCTTCACGAAGAAGCTCACGAAGTCCTCGTTGTCTATGTTGGTTCGCATGATGCATGAGCCGAAGGGGAAGCTGTTCTGTGTCTGCTTCACTCTTACCATTGCTCCGGAGGGATTCTCGCCATTCGATCCTGAGAACTTCAGAACTACGTCTCGTTTCCGTACCTGTATTTTGGTGTCATATTCTGATTAGATTTGTCAGCGgatgtaaagaaaaaaagaaccaaaTGAATTGCGAGTTGAATTGCTAATGGTTGTCCTTGACACCAGTCAAAATGAAGATTCAGCAGAAATTACTACCTTGTCTGTTAGATTCTTTAGATGCTTGAATCTTGCTTTTCTATCAACAGGAAATATCTGAAGCCCTGCAACCATCAGATCAATTCCCGCCGCAGGGCCTTGAATGTAAACTAGGACCCTCGAAGGTTGCTTCTCGATCCTAAACGCTCCCCCAATCTCGTACCACCGATCGTCGCTCGCTTCAACTTGGCCACCGTTGACCCATTGATTATCGACACCGAGCGCGGCATTTATATTTTGGGGACCATTTTTCTGAGACCCAATTCGAACCCAAGCTGTTACTTGATAGGTCACGAATAAGCTCAGCTTGTCCGTGATTGTTTGTGATGGCCCCATCCATGTCTGGGTGCGGTTCGTTACGAGAATGTAGCGACCGTTTAACGATCCGTGCTGTCCGAGAGAATCTCTTGCCATCGGAGGGAGGACGCGAGGCGAACCGTTGGCGATGCTTAGCGTGCATGGACCGAGAGGGGACCACCCATTCAGACCATCACTGAGATTGCTGTTCTGAATGATGTTTACGCCGTAGTGAACATTCTGCGAAATTGAAGGCTAATTTTTAGACCTTATATGATAATTGTCACAGGTTTCCTACTCTTATAAACAGCCCAATATTTATATCTGCTACATTAAGAActgtaattaattaaagtaaaagAGCAAGTGAGctgaatataaaagaaaaagtttCAGAGAGTCTgacaaaattttatcagatcAACTAAGATTGGAACATAGCCAAAGAAAATAGAGAGACAGTAGTTAAACAGACAAAACATCTCGTAACAGTTTGATTCCATATCAGTaactctaaatatataaaactacatACAAGGTGTGTAGAATTACTATCTTACTGGAAAGTAACATAAAACAGATATGGGCAGCAGAGCTTCAAAAGTTATGAAAAGTTTGCCGGCAATTTCCATCATCACAAGAACTCACCTGAAAGTCCGGAGGAGATACCGGAGCGGGCTTTTCTGCATGTTTAATAACTAAACTGTTAAGAAGAAGATCAGTTCCCGGAGGCGGGCCCTCAATATATATCACGGCTTTCGAAGCAACACCGTTCAAAAAAAACTTTCCCTGCAACTGTGCCCAATCCT encodes:
- the LOC109713503 gene encoding uncharacterized protein LOC109713503; this encodes MAQTGSNICSLYGSEETNAIHIGDGDENIIVNPNFDDGLNNWSGRGCNIVLHDSMGDGKVLPLNGKYFVAATNRTQNWNGIQQDITGGVQRKLLYEVTATVRIFGNVSTSDVRATLYVQTPNGRDQYIGVGNLQATDKDWAQLQGKFFLNGVASKAVIYIEGPPPGTDLLLNSLVIKHAEKPAPVSPPDFQNVHYGVNIIQNSNLSDGLNGWSPLGPCTLSIANGSPRVLPPMARDSLGQHGSLNGRYILVTNRTQTWMGPSQTITDKLSLFVTYQVTAWVRIGSQKNGPQNINAALGVDNQWVNGGQVEASDDRWYEIGGAFRIEKQPSRVLVYIQGPAAGIDLMVAGLQIFPVDRKARFKHLKNLTDKVRKRDVVLKFSGSNGENPSGAMVRVKQTQNSFPFGSCIMRTNIDNEDFVSFFVKHFNWAVFGNELKWYWTEPQQGVLNYADADELIDLCNKNNISMRGHCIFWEVESAVQQWVRGLNNNDLMTAVQNRLNGLLTRYKGKFKHYDVDNEMLHGSFYQDRLGKEIRAYMFKTANQLDSSPTLFVNDYHVEDAADTRACPEKYIEQILGLQDQGAVVGGIGVQAHTDYPVGPILSASFDKLGVLGLPIWLTELDVSSVNEYIRADDLEVVLREAYAHPAVEGIMLWGFWELFMSRDNAHLVNAEGDVNEAGKKLIALKQEWLSHAHGHADDQGQFQFRGFPGSYKVEVVTLTKKYYQTFTVDKGDSPLVVNISI